In Gemmata obscuriglobus, a single genomic region encodes these proteins:
- a CDS encoding glycosyltransferase, which produces MSSPLTIGMATRGEPDHVWFVLSALAANHPRVEYLVVDNTPERDPRVEAITRAVGGRYLHRPDLTGTSKPRDAVFRFARTPWALCIDSHVILETGAVQAALYFASRYPDSRDIVSGPLVHDDGRGLATHWRPNPGGGLWGTWDTDPRGAAPAGEPFEIPMMGLGLWLMRTAAWPGFHPLFNGFGGEEGYVHEVVRRRGGRALCVPGLRWRHKFRDVSGWHNNPPPPYPLRTEDHVWNLLIGHRELGIDAVPQIREHFGKGLPADTWGRLVERSEAVQPVGGPRPGPKRQRILAVWYTDNSAPAALLQRSAETVTHARDQTLRHDVTVSACGWEPVAGVRVGDHWTTFAGEKRRAHATIAAQIRAAAAAAIADGSQFDAVAFCEHDVLYPPGYFDRLGDALAAHPSAPVVSHLDYIGLNGTGWQPVRERHEPLHQLALRWDTFLTNLTRAETEAAGGGPVVLEPDHGADRSAWARLDPADPAGMSGTPAVHVNHTAGRFTAHGDVCYEPRGASLWHPHWGEARHWWPGPMTTVSSVDVTQFKPQKPAGCSACEANAHPTPAAWAEASAAKPSDFHEHVGTLRALAAGCASAAELSLWMKPADAALVAGLPADGTFVSVCPRPKPQWERLRGWLGARFEGRTADPAAADLPPVDLLFIDTDHTADALMPLLERHHERVAKYIVVHCTETFGESGDRPDAPGVLHALRTFCHRHPGWVVKRRDRNNHGLMVLSRCAEDVRAKPALWRQAMNYTAAMARHVAGGRRTVPLEVLESRQAECALCEERALDACAACGCPLEAKLPLATESCGLVKKGQAPKWGPWPDAPTG; this is translated from the coding sequence ATGAGCAGCCCGCTGACGATCGGCATGGCGACCCGGGGCGAGCCGGACCACGTGTGGTTCGTGCTCTCGGCCCTGGCCGCGAACCACCCGCGGGTCGAGTACCTGGTGGTGGACAATACCCCGGAGCGGGACCCGCGGGTGGAGGCGATCACCCGGGCCGTGGGCGGCCGGTACCTGCACCGCCCGGACCTCACCGGTACGTCCAAGCCCCGGGACGCCGTGTTCCGGTTCGCTCGCACCCCGTGGGCCCTGTGCATCGACAGCCACGTGATTCTGGAAACGGGTGCGGTGCAGGCGGCCCTCTACTTCGCCTCACGTTATCCGGACTCGCGGGACATCGTGTCCGGGCCGCTGGTGCACGACGACGGCCGCGGGCTGGCGACCCACTGGCGACCGAACCCGGGCGGCGGGCTGTGGGGCACCTGGGACACGGACCCGCGCGGCGCGGCCCCCGCCGGCGAGCCGTTCGAGATCCCCATGATGGGCCTCGGGCTGTGGCTCATGCGCACCGCGGCGTGGCCCGGGTTCCACCCGCTGTTCAACGGGTTCGGGGGCGAAGAAGGGTACGTTCACGAGGTGGTGCGGCGCCGCGGGGGCCGGGCGCTGTGCGTGCCCGGGCTGCGGTGGCGGCACAAGTTCCGCGACGTGTCCGGCTGGCACAACAACCCGCCGCCCCCGTACCCGCTCCGCACCGAGGACCACGTGTGGAACCTGCTGATCGGTCACCGGGAACTCGGAATCGACGCGGTCCCGCAGATCCGCGAGCACTTCGGGAAGGGGCTGCCCGCGGACACCTGGGGGCGGCTGGTGGAGCGGTCCGAGGCGGTGCAGCCGGTCGGCGGCCCGCGTCCGGGGCCGAAGCGCCAGCGCATCCTGGCGGTCTGGTACACGGACAACAGCGCCCCCGCCGCGCTGCTCCAGCGGAGCGCCGAGACCGTGACCCACGCCCGCGACCAGACCTTACGGCACGACGTGACCGTGAGCGCGTGCGGGTGGGAACCGGTCGCCGGGGTGCGGGTCGGGGACCACTGGACCACGTTCGCCGGTGAAAAGCGCCGCGCGCACGCCACCATCGCCGCGCAGATCCGGGCCGCCGCGGCAGCGGCGATCGCGGACGGCTCGCAGTTCGACGCCGTCGCGTTCTGCGAGCACGACGTGCTGTACCCGCCCGGGTACTTCGACCGGCTCGGCGACGCCCTCGCCGCGCACCCGTCGGCCCCGGTGGTATCGCACCTCGATTACATCGGCCTCAACGGCACCGGCTGGCAGCCGGTGCGCGAGCGACACGAGCCGCTGCACCAGCTGGCCCTGCGGTGGGACACCTTCCTCACGAACCTGACCCGCGCCGAAACGGAAGCGGCCGGCGGTGGTCCGGTGGTCCTCGAACCGGACCACGGGGCCGACCGGTCCGCCTGGGCGCGGCTGGACCCCGCCGACCCCGCGGGCATGAGCGGCACGCCGGCCGTTCACGTGAACCACACCGCCGGCCGGTTCACGGCGCACGGGGACGTGTGCTACGAGCCGCGCGGCGCGTCCCTGTGGCACCCGCACTGGGGCGAGGCGCGTCACTGGTGGCCCGGCCCGATGACGACGGTGTCGAGCGTGGACGTGACGCAGTTCAAACCGCAGAAGCCGGCCGGGTGCTCGGCGTGCGAGGCGAACGCGCACCCGACGCCCGCCGCGTGGGCCGAGGCGTCGGCCGCGAAGCCGTCCGACTTCCACGAGCACGTCGGCACGCTGCGCGCGCTGGCGGCCGGCTGCGCGAGCGCCGCGGAGCTGTCGCTGTGGATGAAGCCGGCGGACGCGGCGCTCGTCGCCGGCCTCCCGGCCGACGGCACGTTCGTGAGCGTGTGCCCCCGGCCGAAGCCGCAGTGGGAGCGGTTGAGGGGTTGGCTGGGCGCGCGGTTCGAGGGCCGCACCGCCGACCCGGCGGCCGCGGACCTGCCCCCGGTGGACCTGCTGTTCATCGACACCGATCACACCGCCGACGCGCTCATGCCCCTGCTGGAGCGGCACCACGAGCGGGTGGCGAAGTACATCGTGGTTCACTGCACCGAGACGTTTGGGGAGAGCGGCGACCGGCCCGACGCCCCGGGCGTGCTGCACGCGCTGCGAACCTTCTGCCACCGCCACCCGGGCTGGGTGGTGAAGCGCCGCGATCGGAACAACCACGGGCTGATGGTTCTGTCGCGGTGCGCCGAGGACGTGAGGGCGAAGCCGGCGCTGTGGCGCCAGGCGATGAACTACACGGCGGCGATGGCGCGGCACGTGGCGGGCGGGCGCCGGACGGTGCCGCTGGAGGTGCTCGAATCGCGCCAAGCGGAGTGCGCGCTGTGCGAGGAGCGGGCGCTGGACGCGTGCGCCGCGTGCGGGTGCCCGCTGGAGGCCAAGCTGCCCCTCGCAACCGAATCGTGCGGGCTGGTGAAGAAGGGGCAGGCGCCGAAGTGGGGGCCGTGGCCGGACGCCCCGACCGGGTGA
- a CDS encoding spike base protein, RCAP_Rcc01079 family: protein MPASLSDPSDYYFAVTPSNTANAPRAFRSLRIGAAGDVVVVRKDGAAVTFKNCQGGECLPVEGVRVNATGTTAADIVAYA from the coding sequence ATGCCGGCGAGCCTATCGGACCCGAGCGACTACTATTTCGCGGTCACCCCGAGCAACACGGCGAACGCCCCGCGCGCGTTCCGGTCCTTGCGGATCGGCGCCGCCGGGGACGTGGTGGTGGTGCGAAAGGACGGCGCCGCGGTCACGTTCAAGAACTGCCAGGGCGGCGAGTGCCTGCCGGTCGAGGGCGTGCGCGTGAACGCCACGGGCACCACCGCCGCCGACATCGTCGCCTACGCATGA
- a CDS encoding acyltransferase has protein sequence MQKNRDGRSDELKAVAIVAVVCIHAGLPYADILRFCVPVFLSIWAYHYEQGLSRRQDRTWTYAQQRFVRLLIPYLFWTAVYIPLFHTSSEWRSVPPNVIVNGWLGGYGWSGQYFFIILFQLTLLFPLLRRYASPLPLWIVIAVGAICNPLADYYLFRSYVASGVGDRLFVYWLPYVFVGIGLARGTIRPTLLLMPLATATLLTPTEFSQLLLTVPRASPYLVVSVTVGSLAILLAMGPTTREPSLRQLRWRQVIQYIGRNSFSIFLSHLLFLNLGGVLFDMSNVSIRVLITGIAIIGGLGLGVALKRIRLGILVGQ, from the coding sequence ATGCAAAAAAATCGCGATGGCCGCTCAGACGAACTCAAGGCAGTAGCCATTGTGGCCGTCGTATGCATCCATGCAGGTCTTCCGTATGCCGATATTCTCAGGTTTTGCGTACCAGTATTTCTGTCCATCTGGGCGTACCACTATGAACAGGGGTTATCACGTCGCCAAGATCGCACTTGGACATACGCCCAACAGCGATTCGTCCGGTTGCTAATCCCATACTTATTTTGGACTGCTGTATACATACCACTCTTTCACACAAGCAGCGAGTGGCGATCAGTTCCGCCGAACGTGATTGTGAATGGCTGGCTAGGCGGCTACGGCTGGTCCGGACAGTATTTCTTCATCATACTGTTTCAATTAACATTGTTGTTTCCGCTATTGCGCCGCTACGCATCACCACTACCGCTGTGGATCGTTATAGCCGTGGGAGCGATCTGTAACCCACTGGCCGACTATTACTTGTTCAGATCTTACGTTGCGTCAGGGGTAGGCGATAGGCTCTTCGTCTATTGGTTACCCTACGTATTCGTCGGAATTGGCCTCGCACGTGGCACGATTCGACCGACGCTCTTACTGATGCCATTGGCTACTGCGACCCTCTTGACGCCAACTGAGTTCTCACAACTTTTGCTCACCGTCCCGCGAGCATCACCCTACCTAGTGGTCAGTGTCACAGTGGGGTCGCTTGCGATATTGCTTGCAATGGGGCCAACGACTCGTGAGCCCTCGCTGCGGCAACTGCGGTGGCGACAAGTGATCCAGTACATCGGGCGCAACAGCTTTTCGATTTTCCTATCGCACTTACTATTCTTGAATCTTGGCGGCGTCCTGTTTGACATGTCCAATGTATCAATACGAGTTTTAATTACCGGTATTGCCATCATAGGCGGCCTGGGGCTTGGAGTTGCTCTCAAGCGAATCCGCCTGGGAATTCTGGTTGGCCAGTAA
- a CDS encoding acyltransferase family protein — protein sequence MSNGVPAPSPVSPRTHIPALDVLRAAAIVWVVLRHTHGGGYLPEHLNPNIGRLLSSGDAGVDLFFVLSGYLIATIVLGEAGASGRLDVRRFWYRRWMRTLPAYYVMLALIALGDLVYTAAGSWSPRWSYLVFMQSTLIGFDNMRFAWSWSLCVEELFYLILPVLVVGALRLRVPARAALRLIACGAIVMSVAGRAALGMYGAAGSHTPGYGVPYCRMDGLAVGLLIATLGPGRSAATSTFLGLLATAALAVYVWADQPEWFKDQRFLPLSLIFGAMVYAGISAGPWRNLRVPGASGVAALSYAIYLLHPVIAVVVMKFVSAAWPIKVLAFWSVSLVAALAMRYAVELPALRWRDRRKAVTEQK from the coding sequence ATGAGTAACGGCGTTCCCGCACCCAGTCCGGTTTCACCGCGGACACACATCCCGGCACTCGACGTGCTTCGCGCGGCGGCGATCGTGTGGGTCGTCCTGCGGCACACGCACGGGGGCGGATACCTGCCGGAGCACCTGAACCCAAATATCGGGAGGCTCCTGTCATCCGGAGATGCGGGCGTAGACCTGTTCTTTGTTTTGAGCGGCTACCTGATCGCGACGATCGTACTGGGTGAAGCGGGGGCGAGCGGCCGGCTCGACGTCCGGCGCTTCTGGTACCGCCGCTGGATGCGCACGCTCCCGGCCTATTACGTCATGCTGGCCCTGATCGCGCTCGGCGACCTCGTTTATACGGCAGCGGGGTCGTGGTCGCCGCGGTGGAGCTACCTCGTCTTCATGCAATCAACGCTGATCGGGTTCGATAACATGCGGTTCGCCTGGTCCTGGTCGCTTTGCGTAGAAGAGCTGTTCTACCTCATCCTGCCGGTGCTGGTGGTGGGGGCGCTGCGGCTGCGCGTTCCCGCGCGGGCGGCCCTCCGGCTGATCGCCTGCGGCGCAATCGTGATGTCCGTTGCCGGCCGGGCGGCGCTGGGGATGTACGGCGCGGCCGGCAGCCACACGCCCGGGTACGGCGTGCCGTATTGCCGGATGGACGGACTCGCGGTGGGCCTGCTGATCGCGACCCTGGGACCGGGCCGCAGCGCCGCCACCTCGACGTTCCTCGGCCTGCTCGCCACCGCGGCCCTTGCGGTTTACGTCTGGGCCGACCAGCCGGAGTGGTTCAAGGACCAGCGATTCCTCCCGCTCTCGCTGATCTTTGGTGCCATGGTCTATGCCGGCATTTCCGCGGGGCCGTGGCGCAACCTGCGGGTTCCGGGGGCGTCCGGCGTTGCGGCCCTGTCGTACGCGATTTACCTGCTGCACCCGGTCATCGCGGTCGTAGTGATGAAGTTCGTGAGCGCCGCCTGGCCGATCAAAGTGCTCGCGTTCTGGTCCGTGTCTCTGGTCGCGGCGCTGGCGATGCGTTACGCAGTGGAGCTGCCGGCGCTCCGGTGGCGGGACCGGCGCAAGGCCGTAACCGAACAGAAGTAG
- a CDS encoding DUF1559 domain-containing protein, which translates to MSRARRAFTLIELLVVIAIVALLIGLLLPAVQKVREAAARMSCSNNLRQIGLALHTHHEAVGYFPSGGGHWTKPPTYVGKTPAWLSSQNAGWAFQLLPYLELDTAYRSGPSVVSVVVPGYFCPARRAPLAVAGRGLIDYASATGPGGGAEEAGPYYGVIVRNPLRTTTESVTDGLSNTLVIGEKRLHTERYQTGDWCDDQGYADAWDNDIVSLTAAPFGRDRAQNTGYEFGSAHRTGMNAVFGDGSVRHVRYGLPTDVLVALGDRRDGLSPATE; encoded by the coding sequence ATGTCCCGCGCACGCCGCGCCTTCACGCTCATCGAACTGCTGGTCGTCATCGCGATCGTCGCCCTTTTGATCGGCCTGCTGCTGCCCGCCGTTCAGAAGGTGCGCGAGGCCGCCGCCCGGATGTCGTGCAGCAACAACCTGAGGCAAATCGGCCTCGCCCTGCACACCCACCACGAGGCCGTCGGCTACTTCCCGAGCGGCGGGGGGCACTGGACCAAGCCGCCCACCTACGTCGGCAAAACCCCGGCGTGGCTCTCGTCCCAGAACGCCGGCTGGGCGTTCCAACTGCTCCCGTACCTGGAGCTGGACACGGCGTACCGGAGCGGGCCGTCGGTCGTCTCGGTGGTCGTGCCGGGGTACTTCTGCCCGGCCCGGCGCGCGCCCCTCGCGGTCGCCGGCCGCGGGCTGATCGATTACGCGAGCGCCACCGGTCCCGGCGGCGGCGCGGAGGAGGCGGGGCCGTACTACGGGGTGATCGTGCGGAACCCGCTGCGGACCACCACGGAGTCCGTCACCGACGGGCTGTCGAACACGCTGGTGATCGGCGAGAAGCGGCTCCACACGGAGCGGTACCAGACGGGGGACTGGTGCGACGACCAGGGGTACGCGGACGCGTGGGACAACGACATCGTGAGCCTGACGGCGGCCCCGTTCGGCCGGGACCGGGCGCAGAACACCGGGTACGAGTTCGGTTCCGCGCACCGCACCGGGATGAACGCGGTGTTCGGCGACGGGTCCGTCCGGCACGTCCGGTACGGGCTGCCGACCGACGTGCTCGTCGCGCTGGGGGACCGCCGGGACGGCCTCAGCCCCGCCACCGAGTGA
- a CDS encoding DUF4214 domain-containing protein encodes MKFWSTRRAPQAPRAASPLRFEALEDRSVPSAADVVTIDPAYREFLGRDIDQTGKVYYAQRLDAGATSAQVALEIQNSDEGQAFKVTEAFAELLGRAPGDRAAGFITGLRQGMTQDQIRAAIAASDEFFQLKGGGTNAGYLSALYQAALGRDIGSGELATRTAQLQSGVSRLQVARDVYASQERATRVVNELYVDLLGRTGESAGVSNWVGQLQSGVRVEVIASRFVATAEYFDLAIRGLLPTGTGPAGPQGPAGPAGADGADGVDGAPGAQGPQGPQGLQGPAGTNGTNGAGVSASFSAYQLATIADSTVVGGADVPFSNNGAAISGDVTHTAGTTTFTVNTTGTYRLTAILNYTAGVGAAIAFAVNGSSRPGSTPLLTATGQVVLDTTVTFAAGDVVTLRNNSATPLVMTLAPGAGATLTIDRIA; translated from the coding sequence ATGAAGTTCTGGAGCACCCGCCGAGCGCCCCAAGCCCCCCGCGCCGCTTCCCCCCTGCGATTCGAGGCCCTCGAAGATCGGTCGGTCCCGAGCGCCGCGGACGTGGTGACGATCGACCCCGCGTACCGCGAGTTCCTGGGCCGCGACATCGACCAAACCGGGAAGGTGTACTACGCCCAGCGGCTCGACGCCGGCGCGACGTCCGCACAGGTGGCGCTTGAGATTCAGAACTCCGACGAGGGCCAGGCGTTCAAGGTGACCGAAGCGTTCGCCGAGCTGCTCGGCCGCGCGCCGGGCGACCGGGCCGCGGGCTTCATCACCGGCCTGCGCCAGGGGATGACGCAGGACCAGATCCGGGCCGCCATCGCCGCCTCGGACGAGTTCTTCCAGCTCAAGGGCGGCGGCACCAACGCGGGCTACCTGAGCGCGCTTTACCAGGCCGCCCTGGGGCGCGACATCGGGAGCGGCGAGCTGGCGACCCGGACGGCCCAGCTCCAGTCCGGTGTGTCGCGCCTGCAGGTGGCCCGCGACGTGTACGCGAGCCAGGAGCGCGCCACCCGGGTGGTGAACGAGCTGTACGTCGATTTGCTCGGCCGCACGGGGGAAAGCGCCGGCGTGAGCAACTGGGTCGGCCAGTTACAGTCCGGGGTGCGCGTCGAGGTGATCGCGTCACGGTTCGTCGCTACGGCCGAGTACTTCGACCTCGCGATCCGCGGCCTGCTGCCCACGGGCACCGGCCCCGCGGGACCGCAAGGGCCGGCGGGACCGGCCGGAGCGGATGGTGCGGATGGCGTGGATGGCGCCCCGGGCGCGCAAGGGCCGCAGGGGCCGCAAGGGCTGCAAGGGCCGGCGGGCACGAACGGCACGAACGGCGCGGGCGTGTCGGCGAGTTTTTCGGCTTACCAGCTCGCCACCATTGCCGACTCGACCGTTGTTGGCGGGGCCGACGTTCCCTTCTCGAACAACGGCGCCGCCATCAGCGGTGATGTTACGCACACCGCCGGGACCACCACCTTCACGGTCAATACGACCGGAACGTACCGGCTGACCGCGATCTTGAACTACACCGCCGGCGTGGGTGCGGCGATCGCATTTGCGGTCAACGGCTCCTCGCGCCCCGGGTCGACCCCGCTGCTCACGGCCACCGGGCAGGTCGTACTCGATACGACAGTGACCTTCGCTGCCGGCGATGTGGTTACGCTCCGGAACAACAGCGCCACCCCCCTGGTGATGACGCTGGCGCCTGGTGCGGGGGCGACGCTCACCATCGACCGCATCGCTTGA